One window of Bactrocera tryoni isolate S06 chromosome 2, CSIRO_BtryS06_freeze2, whole genome shotgun sequence genomic DNA carries:
- the LOC120769040 gene encoding protein mushroom body miniature produces MSRKSYNFRRGGGSGSKSQRRFGGTGSLGNYKRSGNRNDGHAENRSWGGDNFNRSYNGSNNHSNNNNSFGSISNSKLNNQEVGFQKFRDPNALEQHNGNSRYHHNSQGRNGRGRGQDMHGGKAHFGNETYKNELNWYEDQRNAHLIQADEQNQNYSSSPAMQVSSTSSMPQTISSVTPSSITLTTPKNPPHDEECNLESKKHILKNIKQEKTEVEEANRISKQTHKPASSSSSSSESSESEDEALTSKQPQNIAKSNTIKVKQEALGNQIHKISTEQSTSSDSSSSSSSSEEDNKISDKVSTKPNIIMEKGLKIAKKQSKKKQSSEEDLICLGKLERNFVIEDDVSEDTEISSHNKSGTIKNQCLICDMQGHTAFECQMICKNCSAPYHNMKNCPKPANLSTMLQSYMEFCIGQMSQFNPEKKFMMPSNICISENSLTKSNEQSTVQNKKVKRLRTKSEDSLKRITKRKHRYASKSSDDEEDEKDDAKNKTRTETSESESESDSSEELISTKVKKRRTKMSSPMKTPKFHNTFVPPFSSFPAFGAAAATYNPLLLSQLMNSGGFGAADKLIFQ; encoded by the exons AATTTTAATCGGTCTTACAATGGCAGTAACAaccacagcaacaataataatagttttgggTCGATTAGTAATTCAAAACTTAATAATCAAGAAGTTGGCTTTCAAAAGTTTCGTGATCCAAATGCGTTAGAACAACATAATGGTAATTCCAGGTATCACCATAATTCACAAGGTCGTAATGGACGTGGCCGTGGTCAAGATATGCATGGTGGAAAGGCACATTTTGGAAATGAgacttataaaaatgaattaaattggTATGAAGATCAGAGAAATGCTCACTTAATACAAGCCGatgaacaaaatcaaaattattcatCGTCACCGGCGATGCAAGTATCTTCCACAAGTAGTATGCCTCAAACCATATCATCAGTTACTCCATCTTCCATAACTTTAACAACACCAAAAAACCCTCCTCATGATGAAGAGTGTAATTTGGAAAGTAAGaagcatatattaaaaaacataaaacaagaaaaaaccgaGGTAGAAGAGGCTAATCGTATTTCAAAACAAACACATAAACCTGCAAGCTCTTCTAGTTCCTCTTCAGAATCTTCTGAAAGTGAAGATGAGGCGCTAACAAGCAAGCAGCCTCAAAATATAGCTAAAAGTAACACCATTAAAGTAAAACAAGAAGCACTGGGTAAccaaatacataaaataagCACAGAACAGTCAACTTCTTCTGATTCTTCCTCTTCGTCCTCTTCTTCGGAGgaagataataaaataagtgATAAAGTAAGTACAAAGCCCAATATTATCATGGAAAAAGgattgaaaattgcaaaaaaacaatCGAAGAAAAAGCAATCATCCGAAGAGGACTTAATATGTCTTGGCAAATTAGAAAGAAATTTTGTAATTGAAGATGATGTATCAGAGGATACTGAAATATCATCACATAATAAGTCCGGAACGATCAAGAACCAATGTTTGATATGTGATATGCAG GGTCACACTGCATTCGAATGTCAAATGATTTGCAAAAACTGCTCTGCGCCATATCACAATATGAAAAATTGCCCCAAACCAGCAAACCTCAGCACTATGCTTCAATCTTACATGGAATTCTGCATTGGTCAAATGAGTCAGTTCAATCccgaaaaaaaattcatgatGCCCTCCAATATTTGTATTAGTGAAAACTCCTTGACGAAAAGCAATGAACAAAGTACtgtacaaaataaaaaggtCAAAAGGCTGCGGACAAAATCGGAGGATTCGCTAAAAAGAATAACAAAACGCAAACACAGATACGCTTCTAAATCTAGTGATGACGAAGAAGATGAAAAGGATGACGCAAAGAATAAAACAAGAACAGAAACATCTGAATCAGAATCAGAAAGTGATTCAAGTGAAGAATTAATATCTACAAAAGTGAAAAAGAGGCGCACAAAGATGTCTAGTCCGATGAAAACCCCTAAATTCCACAATACATTTGTACCACCATTTTCATCGTTTCCCGCTTTTGGTGCAGCTGCTGCTACTTACAATCCACTACTCTTAAGTCAACTTATGAACAGCGGTGGTTTTGGTGCCGCCGACAAActgatttttcaataa